In a genomic window of Quercus lobata isolate SW786 chromosome 4, ValleyOak3.0 Primary Assembly, whole genome shotgun sequence:
- the LOC115985854 gene encoding uncharacterized protein LOC115985854 — MRWIPLDFPWYKINTDAAVFSASKSVGVGVVVCDHEGSVLAALNKRMPLPLGPLEAEAKPTHEAVSFAKDIGLQDFISETDSTTILNALNDISTTPTSIDNVMRDTHHSLQAFRKSWVQHVKRLGNRPAHTLAHPAKGIDDFVTWIEETPPCIEPFVFPDTLSIAYEYMRYLVPCGGKGEAMEKEID; from the exons ATGAGATGGATTCCGCTAGACTTTCCATGGTATAAGATCAACACCGATGCTGCTGTCTTCTCCGCCTCCAAATCTGTGGGTGTTGGCGTTGTAGTATGTGACCACGAGGGCTCTGTTTTGGCAGCTCTAAACAAGCGCATGCCACTACCTTTGGGACCTCTAGAAGCCGAAGCAAAACCCACTCATGAAGCAGTCTCCTTTGCCAAAGATATTGGACTCCAAGATTTCATTTCTGAGACAGACTCAACCACTATTTTAAATGCTCTAAATGACATATCCACGACGCCTACTAGCATTGACAACGTCATGCGAGACACTCATCACAGTTTGCAAGCTTTTCGAAAGTCATGGGTACAGCATGTCAAGCGACTTGGAAATAGGCCAGCACACACTTTGGCACATCCTGCCAAAGGAATTGATGATTTTGTTACATGGATTGAGGAAACTCCACCATGTATTGAACCTTTTGTTTTTCCGGATACTTTATCCATTGC atATGAATATATGAGATATCTTGTGCCTTGTGGTGGAAAGGGTGAAGCCATGGAGAAGGAGATAGATTAG